One window of the Dehalococcoidia bacterium genome contains the following:
- a CDS encoding penicillin acylase family protein: MITRAVYFPLLSFLLGAAVAAPLGYIGARRAIERRRALPRVVSGISAPVEIVRDRWWTPHVRAASIADALFGLGFVHAQDRLFQMDLARRAAAGRLSEVIGPPTVEIDRYYRTLGLQAVAEAEWNRTPPEWRRYLEAYAAGVNAARAMLPPPIETFLLRYRIEPWQPVDSLALTRLLSTSLTMNWESELARWQLAMRYSGRKVWANEQPERRPEESLFVPALGLSNAWAVSGARSVTGHPLLSGDPHLRASLPPSLHLSHVQGGDLDVIGASMPGVPGILLGHNQRIAWSVTAALTDCQDLFIEEFDLDGRYRRGREWRQAEVRVERIRVRGAPEVVVRALSTDRGPIISTVLDGDLPPLALSSSVLVSEPNTMPALLGLNLARDWESFRAALRWWTYPPLNFIYADVDGHIGYQLAGFHPRRGEGSGVLPLHAADSPGWEGWVSFDELPSQFDPPEGQVVSANQPPGPGYPFLGFDMFDSSRYERIVALLAETERHSIDSFRRLLADWYSAPLHRFAEALLAARPRRALEAHALALLREWDGQLLPESAAAAVAQVALRRLIDEHADAEFGELAPLWLGFGPHVAAPFNSYSYRNRTIILGMVEQWRKEASWPERASRVLAAAVEELEATLGGPERWAWGRLHVLHVRHPLGVMPGVARLLNRGPFPLGGDQSTVFQSALAPSDRYGASAATPAVRQIFDLADWDRSRAVLPGGQSGAPFSPYYADQLDDWLAVRDHPLPFTRAAVDKEAVARLRLTPSNAPTTR; the protein is encoded by the coding sequence CGCGCCGGTGGAGATCGTGCGCGACCGCTGGTGGACCCCGCATGTCCGTGCCGCGTCGATTGCGGATGCGCTCTTCGGCCTCGGCTTCGTCCACGCGCAGGACCGGCTCTTTCAGATGGACCTGGCGCGCCGTGCCGCGGCAGGGCGGCTGTCAGAGGTTATCGGCCCGCCCACCGTCGAGATCGACCGCTACTACCGCACGCTCGGCTTGCAGGCTGTCGCTGAGGCCGAATGGAACCGCACGCCGCCCGAATGGCGGCGCTATCTTGAGGCGTACGCGGCCGGAGTGAATGCGGCACGCGCGATGCTCCCGCCGCCGATCGAGACGTTCCTCCTGCGCTACCGCATCGAGCCGTGGCAGCCGGTTGACTCGCTTGCGCTCACGCGGCTGCTCTCCACCAGCCTGACAATGAACTGGGAGTCTGAACTCGCGCGCTGGCAGTTGGCGATGCGCTACAGCGGCCGGAAGGTCTGGGCGAATGAGCAGCCGGAGCGGCGGCCGGAGGAGTCGCTCTTTGTGCCGGCGCTCGGCCTGAGCAACGCCTGGGCGGTCTCAGGCGCTCGGAGCGTCACCGGTCATCCCCTGCTCTCCGGCGACCCGCATCTGCGTGCTAGCCTTCCCCCAAGCCTGCATCTGAGCCATGTTCAGGGCGGCGACCTCGACGTTATCGGCGCGTCGATGCCCGGCGTTCCTGGGATCCTGCTCGGCCATAACCAGCGGATCGCTTGGTCGGTGACCGCGGCGCTGACCGACTGCCAAGACCTGTTCATCGAGGAGTTCGACCTCGACGGGCGCTACCGCCGCGGCCGTGAGTGGCGGCAGGCGGAAGTTCGTGTCGAGCGGATCCGCGTTCGGGGCGCGCCGGAGGTGGTGGTCCGCGCCCTCTCGACCGACCGGGGACCGATCATCTCCACGGTGCTTGATGGCGACCTGCCCCCGCTCGCTCTTTCAAGCTCGGTTCTCGTGAGCGAGCCGAACACCATGCCGGCGCTGCTGGGGCTGAACCTCGCGCGGGATTGGGAGAGCTTTCGCGCCGCCCTCCGCTGGTGGACCTACCCGCCGCTCAACTTCATCTATGCCGACGTTGACGGGCATATCGGCTACCAGCTCGCCGGCTTCCATCCGCGCCGCGGCGAAGGGAGCGGGGTGCTGCCCCTCCATGCCGCCGACAGCCCCGGCTGGGAAGGCTGGGTTTCGTTCGATGAGCTGCCCAGCCAATTCGACCCGCCGGAAGGACAGGTTGTCTCCGCCAACCAGCCGCCAGGCCCCGGCTACCCCTTCCTCGGCTTCGATATGTTCGACTCCAGCCGCTATGAGCGGATTGTCGCACTGCTCGCGGAGACCGAGCGGCATTCGATCGACAGTTTTCGTCGTCTTCTCGCTGACTGGTATTCTGCGCCCCTCCACCGCTTCGCCGAGGCCTTGCTGGCGGCGCGGCCGCGCCGGGCGCTCGAAGCACACGCGCTCGCCCTGCTTCGCGAATGGGACGGCCAGCTGCTCCCCGAGAGCGCCGCGGCGGCAGTGGCCCAAGTTGCGCTGCGCCGGCTGATCGATGAGCATGCCGATGCGGAATTCGGCGAGCTCGCGCCGCTCTGGCTCGGCTTCGGCCCCCATGTTGCAGCTCCGTTCAACAGCTATTCCTACCGGAACCGAACGATCATCCTCGGGATGGTCGAGCAGTGGCGAAAAGAGGCGAGCTGGCCCGAGCGCGCCTCTCGCGTGCTCGCTGCTGCTGTCGAGGAACTGGAGGCGACCCTCGGGGGTCCTGAGCGCTGGGCGTGGGGCCGGCTGCACGTGCTCCACGTGCGCCACCCGCTCGGGGTGATGCCGGGCGTGGCGCGGCTGCTGAACCGCGGTCCGTTTCCGCTCGGCGGCGATCAGTCGACGGTGTTTCAGTCGGCGCTCGCGCCCAGCGACCGCTACGGTGCCTCGGCGGCAACGCCGGCTGTCCGCCAGATTTTTGACCTTGCCGACTGGGACCGCTCGCGAGCGGTCCTGCCCGGCGGCCAGTCGGGCGCGCCCTTCAGCCCCTACTATGCCGACCAGCTCGACGACTGGCTGGCAGTGCGTGACCATCCTTTGCCGTTTACTCGCGCCGCCGTCGACAAGGAGGCAGTGGCGCGGCTCCGGCTGACCCCGTCGAACGCGCCGACAACCCGCTGA
- the glpX gene encoding class II fructose-bisphosphatase, translated as MAEPIQRNLAMELVRVTEAAAMAAARFMGRGDKDAADQAAVDAMRYVLSSVDMDGVVVIGEGEKDEAPMLYIGEEIGNGRGPLTDVAVDPIDGTRLLANGLPNALSVVALSERGTMLRVPREIVYMDKIAVGAEAKGVIDITAPVAANLKAVARATGKAVQELTVVILDRPRHQQIISEVRAAGARLKLITDGDVAGAIMAAMEEFSGIDMLLGIGGAPEAVIAAAALKCLGGDMQCRFAPRNDEEARAAEAAGFSPSRVFHIDDLVAGDDIFFAATGITDGELVHGVRYRGKRLTTESIVMRSRSGTVRRIFASHDLRKLAAISEIRYSGDESERVSAPAAELASR; from the coding sequence ATGGCCGAACCAATCCAGCGCAACCTCGCGATGGAGCTTGTGCGCGTCACCGAGGCGGCCGCGATGGCTGCAGCCCGATTTATGGGGCGGGGCGATAAAGACGCGGCCGACCAAGCGGCAGTGGACGCGATGCGCTACGTCCTCAGCTCGGTGGACATGGATGGCGTCGTCGTCATCGGCGAGGGCGAGAAAGACGAAGCGCCGATGCTCTATATCGGCGAGGAGATCGGCAACGGGCGCGGCCCGCTGACCGACGTTGCGGTCGACCCGATCGACGGTACCCGGCTGCTTGCCAATGGATTGCCGAATGCGCTCTCGGTTGTCGCGCTCTCTGAGCGCGGGACGATGCTGCGCGTGCCGCGCGAGATCGTCTACATGGACAAGATCGCGGTAGGAGCGGAAGCGAAAGGCGTGATCGACATCACGGCGCCGGTCGCGGCCAATCTCAAAGCAGTGGCGCGGGCGACGGGAAAGGCAGTGCAGGAATTGACCGTCGTCATTCTGGACCGGCCGCGCCATCAGCAGATCATCAGTGAGGTGCGTGCCGCCGGAGCGCGATTGAAGCTGATTACCGACGGCGACGTCGCCGGGGCGATCATGGCGGCGATGGAGGAGTTCAGCGGCATCGATATGCTCCTTGGGATCGGCGGCGCACCGGAGGCGGTGATCGCGGCGGCCGCTCTGAAGTGCTTGGGCGGCGATATGCAGTGCCGGTTCGCGCCCCGCAACGACGAAGAGGCGCGCGCTGCCGAGGCGGCCGGCTTCTCCCCAAGCCGGGTGTTCCATATCGACGATCTAGTCGCGGGAGATGACATCTTCTTCGCGGCAACCGGCATTACTGACGGTGAGCTCGTCCACGGCGTGCGCTATCGCGGGAAGCGGCTGACGACAGAGTCGATCGTCATGCGGAGCCGCTCCGGCACGGTTCGCCGGATCTTCGCCAGTCACGACCTGCGCAAGTTGGCGGCGATCTCCGAAATCCGGTACAGCGGCGACGAATCTGAGCGCGTTTCGGCGCCCGCGGCGGAGCTGGCGAGCCGCTAA
- the dapB gene encoding 4-hydroxy-tetrahydrodipicolinate reductase: protein MPERVRVVVSGAAGKMGREICAAVARDPELELVGGIDIAPPPAGSALPWSADPFALVRSVRPRVVVDFSTASATLGVVHAALEAGASPVVGTSGLTEAMVAEIRDAAAARGVGAAVVPNFALGAVLMMHFAAIAARYFDAVEVIEAHHETKQDAPSGTALATAQHMVAARGREFLRAIPEKETILGSRGAHYAGVSIHSLRLPGVVARQEVIFGALGQYLTIAHDTTSREAYLPGVMLAIKAIVGRNDFVYGLAPLLGLGS, encoded by the coding sequence ATGCCGGAACGAGTGCGCGTGGTCGTCTCTGGCGCGGCGGGGAAGATGGGACGGGAAATCTGTGCGGCAGTCGCCCGAGACCCGGAGCTGGAACTGGTCGGCGGGATCGACATCGCGCCCCCGCCCGCCGGGAGCGCTCTCCCGTGGTCAGCTGACCCGTTCGCCCTCGTCCGCAGTGTGCGTCCGCGGGTCGTCGTCGACTTTTCTACCGCCTCGGCGACGCTTGGGGTGGTTCACGCCGCCCTAGAGGCGGGCGCCTCGCCCGTGGTCGGGACAAGCGGGCTGACCGAGGCGATGGTCGCGGAGATCCGCGACGCCGCGGCGGCGCGCGGGGTCGGCGCGGCAGTCGTTCCGAACTTTGCCCTCGGCGCGGTGCTGATGATGCATTTCGCCGCGATTGCTGCCCGCTATTTCGACGCCGTCGAGGTCATTGAAGCGCATCATGAGACCAAGCAGGATGCGCCGTCAGGCACCGCCCTCGCGACGGCGCAGCACATGGTGGCAGCGCGCGGGCGCGAGTTCCTCCGCGCTATCCCGGAGAAGGAGACAATCCTCGGCAGCCGCGGCGCCCATTACGCTGGCGTCTCGATCCACAGTTTGCGGCTGCCAGGGGTAGTCGCGCGCCAAGAGGTGATCTTTGGCGCCTTGGGCCAGTATCTCACGATTGCACACGACACGACGAGCCGTGAGGCATATTTACCGGGGGTCATGCTCGCCATTAAGGCGATCGTTGGCCGGAACGATTTTGTCTACGGCCTTGCGCCCCTGCTGGGGCTAGGCAGCTAG